The proteins below come from a single Blastocatellia bacterium genomic window:
- a CDS encoding shikimate kinase, with translation MTLLASGSIFLVGFMGSGKTTVGRLLAERLGCRFIDLDEQIAQHAGKSIRQIFSEDGEAAFRLIESKLLNEIACQGRAVVSVGGGAFVSQANQETIHAHGVSVWLDCPFEIIVKRLEGTRDRPLYQSREQLRALWESRQSSYAQAMIHVQTHDVSPHAVVEVIMRRLRQRLDG, from the coding sequence ATGACTCTCTTGGCTTCAGGTTCGATCTTTCTGGTTGGTTTCATGGGCAGCGGCAAAACCACAGTGGGCCGCCTGCTGGCCGAACGACTCGGTTGCCGCTTCATTGATTTGGATGAACAAATCGCGCAGCATGCCGGCAAATCCATCCGCCAAATTTTCAGCGAAGATGGCGAAGCGGCATTTCGATTGATCGAAAGCAAGCTGCTCAACGAAATTGCGTGCCAGGGCCGCGCTGTGGTCAGCGTGGGCGGCGGCGCCTTCGTCAGCCAAGCCAATCAGGAGACCATTCACGCGCATGGCGTGTCGGTATGGTTGGATTGTCCGTTTGAGATCATCGTGAAACGGCTCGAAGGAACACGGGACCGGCCGTTGTACCAATCGCGCGAGCAGTTGCGCGCATTGTGGGAGAGCCGCCAATCCAGCTACGCGCAAGCCATGATCCATGTCCAGACGCATGACGTTTCCCCACACGCGGTCGTCGAAGTGATCATGCGTCGGCTGCGTCAGCGACTTGACGGGTGA
- a CDS encoding ATP-binding protein, whose protein sequence is MQEQKTTVGLTIASDFEFVELAELVATNLAKLIEFDEDASTWIGMAVREAVINAIRHGNKQDPNKRVDLRFSLNNDTITVEVIDEGEGFDLRLVPDPLDPENLLKPSGRGIFYMRSFMDRVEFSHPPGGGTVVSMSRRKHSQGEVTSHAND, encoded by the coding sequence ATGCAGGAGCAGAAAACGACCGTAGGTTTGACCATCGCCAGTGACTTCGAGTTTGTCGAACTGGCCGAACTGGTGGCAACCAATCTTGCCAAGCTGATTGAATTTGATGAGGACGCTTCCACCTGGATTGGGATGGCTGTGCGTGAAGCAGTCATCAATGCCATCCGACACGGCAACAAACAAGACCCGAACAAGCGTGTTGATCTGCGGTTCTCACTCAACAACGACACGATCACCGTCGAAGTGATTGACGAAGGTGAAGGCTTTGATCTGCGACTCGTGCCTGATCCGTTGGACCCGGAAAACCTCTTGAAACCATCCGGTCGAGGCATCTTTTACATGCGTTCATTCATGGATCGTGTCGAATTTTCTCATCCTCCCGGCGGCGGCACCGTGGTCAGTATGAGCAGACGGAAACATTCCCAAGGAGAGGTGACCAGCCATGCTAACGATTAG
- the aroA gene encoding 3-phosphoshikimate 1-carboxyvinyltransferase codes for MSSKTIDPVRRVHGMIAIPGDKSISHRAAMLAAVADGRSRLLNYSPADDCQRTLACLEALGVAIEQRGAEVSIVGRGLTGWSAPQTMLDAGNSGTTIRLLAGLLAGQRFDSWITGDQSLQRRPMQRIIEPLTQMGAVITARDGRFAPLHIHGGALQPITYHLPVASAQVKSCILLAGLLAAGTTTVVEPVSTRNHTELMLTHFGVPVALSNHAISVSGPARLRACEVRIPGDLSSAAFFIAAALMLPDSMLCISNVGINPTRTGFIDLLRRMGASIELENVRQWHGEPVADLVVRSSHLRPASPNVIGGELIAALIDEIPILAVMATQMEGGLTIREAGELRVKESDRLRALTENLRRMGADVEEFDDGLHIPGPQPLHGAQIDAYGDHRIAMAFAIAGLVARGRTQVDASDVVAVSFPTFFSALEQIAQR; via the coding sequence ATGTCAAGCAAGACGATTGATCCGGTACGACGCGTTCATGGAATGATCGCCATTCCCGGCGATAAGTCTATTTCGCATCGCGCTGCTATGCTGGCGGCGGTGGCTGATGGGCGGTCACGCTTGCTCAACTACAGTCCGGCAGATGATTGTCAACGGACGCTGGCCTGTCTTGAGGCGTTAGGTGTCGCCATCGAACAGAGGGGCGCAGAGGTAAGTATTGTCGGGCGAGGTCTAACCGGATGGAGCGCGCCGCAGACGATGCTCGATGCCGGCAACTCCGGCACAACGATCCGGCTGCTGGCCGGTCTGTTGGCCGGTCAACGATTCGACAGTTGGATCACCGGCGATCAGTCGCTTCAACGCCGGCCGATGCAACGCATTATCGAGCCGCTCACCCAGATGGGCGCGGTCATCACGGCGCGCGATGGCCGCTTTGCGCCTCTTCACATTCACGGCGGAGCGCTTCAACCAATTACCTATCACCTGCCGGTGGCCAGCGCACAAGTCAAATCCTGTATCTTGCTGGCCGGACTGCTGGCCGCCGGCACAACAACCGTTGTCGAGCCGGTGTCCACGCGCAATCATACGGAACTCATGCTGACTCATTTTGGCGTGCCGGTGGCTCTAAGCAACCATGCAATCTCCGTATCCGGCCCGGCTCGCTTGCGCGCGTGTGAGGTTCGTATCCCAGGCGACCTCTCCTCGGCGGCGTTTTTCATTGCTGCTGCGCTGATGCTGCCCGATTCCATGCTTTGCATCAGCAACGTTGGCATCAATCCAACGCGAACCGGTTTCATTGATCTGCTCCGGCGAATGGGCGCCTCGATCGAGCTTGAGAATGTGCGGCAGTGGCACGGCGAGCCGGTCGCCGATCTGGTTGTTCGGTCAAGCCACTTGCGGCCGGCATCGCCGAATGTGATCGGCGGCGAGCTCATCGCAGCGTTGATTGATGAGATTCCAATTCTGGCCGTCATGGCCACACAGATGGAAGGCGGATTAACCATCCGCGAGGCTGGCGAACTGCGCGTCAAAGAGAGCGACCGGCTCCGCGCTCTCACAGAGAACCTGCGACGAATGGGCGCCGACGTTGAAGAGTTTGATGACGGCTTGCATATTCCCGGACCGCAGCCACTGCATGGCGCACAGATTGACGCTTACGGCGATCATCGCATCGCCATGGCCTTTGCCATCGCCGGGTTGGTCGCCCGTGGGCGCACGCAGGTGGATGCCAGCGATGTCGTCGCCGTTTCATTTCCCACTTTCTTCTCGGCGCTTGAACAGATTGCTCAACGATGA
- a CDS encoding amidohydrolase: MKKYAAHVVGVKKSQPEIEPRLPIKLDSTSNGEFEPYPLTPQIEFVKTLAMRRAEENARRLGLSRRQFLMSAAGTATTLLCMNQVLARNGNAGGYFDVHPAMELDLDAAASRFAKDEFIFDVQTHHVNPANPSSTFVNNAFFTQRNCGEPNPVDCFNVHHYIKEIFMDSDTDIAVLSQVPANPGQDPLSTAEAAATRELVQMMYNSPRLQIHGIVVPNYQPRQAQLDNMQRLVEQYQIKAWKCYTHFGANTAPWYLDDPVVGIPFIQKARELGVKIICIHKGLSGNSPFGTCRDVGVVAKMFPDVTFIIYHSGFEIGSREGPYNRNSTRGIDTLIRSLQDNEIPPSSNVYAEIGTTWRQVMGNPTVAAHVIGKLLKYVGQDRVLWGTDSIWYGSPQDQINAFRAFQISTEFQERFGYPALTPELKAKIFGLNATVPYGINPPEAKKQIARDEIQRRRVEYQNDPQPSFATYGPRTRREFLNFLRTHGSMPG; this comes from the coding sequence ATGAAGAAATATGCAGCCCATGTGGTGGGCGTCAAAAAATCGCAACCGGAGATTGAGCCTCGACTGCCGATTAAGCTCGATTCAACCAGCAACGGCGAATTTGAGCCTTATCCGCTCACACCGCAGATCGAGTTCGTCAAGACGCTGGCCATGAGGCGCGCTGAGGAAAACGCGCGACGGCTCGGACTCTCGCGCCGACAATTCTTGATGTCGGCTGCCGGCACGGCCACAACCTTGCTCTGCATGAACCAGGTGTTGGCGCGAAACGGCAATGCGGGCGGTTACTTCGATGTCCATCCCGCGATGGAACTCGATCTGGACGCGGCGGCCAGTCGCTTCGCCAAAGATGAATTCATCTTCGACGTGCAAACGCATCACGTCAACCCGGCCAACCCCAGCAGCACATTCGTCAATAATGCGTTCTTCACACAACGCAACTGCGGCGAGCCAAACCCTGTTGACTGCTTCAACGTGCACCACTACATCAAAGAAATCTTCATGGACAGCGACACTGATATTGCGGTGTTGAGCCAGGTGCCCGCCAATCCCGGACAAGACCCGCTCTCAACCGCAGAAGCGGCTGCCACGCGCGAGCTTGTTCAGATGATGTACAACTCACCGCGATTGCAGATTCACGGCATTGTCGTGCCCAACTACCAGCCACGACAAGCGCAACTGGACAACATGCAACGCCTGGTCGAACAGTACCAGATTAAGGCATGGAAGTGCTACACGCACTTTGGCGCCAATACTGCGCCTTGGTATCTTGATGACCCGGTGGTGGGCATTCCCTTCATTCAAAAAGCCCGTGAGCTGGGCGTCAAGATCATCTGCATTCACAAGGGACTGTCTGGCAACTCGCCCTTTGGCACCTGCCGCGATGTCGGCGTCGTTGCCAAAATGTTCCCTGATGTGACCTTCATCATCTATCATTCGGGATTTGAAATCGGCTCGCGCGAAGGCCCCTACAATCGCAATTCGACGCGCGGCATTGACACGCTCATCCGCTCGCTTCAAGACAACGAGATTCCACCGAGCAGCAACGTCTATGCGGAGATCGGCACTACCTGGCGTCAGGTCATGGGCAACCCGACGGTCGCCGCTCACGTCATCGGAAAGCTGTTGAAGTATGTTGGTCAGGATCGCGTGTTGTGGGGCACGGATTCCATCTGGTATGGATCGCCGCAAGACCAGATCAATGCGTTCCGCGCGTTTCAAATCTCAACAGAGTTTCAAGAACGATTCGGCTATCCGGCGCTGACGCCCGAACTCAAAGCCAAAATCTTCGGACTTAATGCGACCGTGCCCTACGGCATCAATCCACCGGAAGCCAAGAAACAGATCGCTCGCGACGAAATTCAGCGACGGCGCGTGGAATATCAAAACGATCCGCAGCCGAGTTTCGCGACCTATGGTCCGAGAACGCGACGCGAGTTTCTCAATTTTCTTCGGACACATGGCTCAATGCCCGGATAA
- a CDS encoding STAS domain-containing protein, with product MLTISQRQVGSITIVDLNGKITISEGSAQFREAIRQLVEQEKPRLVLNFAGVTYVDSSGVGELVSTYTAISKQHGQLRLLHVPPRIKELLRITKLLSVFELFDDEAAALQSFR from the coding sequence ATGCTAACGATTAGTCAACGACAGGTCGGTTCGATTACCATTGTAGACCTCAACGGGAAGATCACCATCAGCGAAGGCAGCGCCCAGTTCCGCGAGGCGATTCGCCAATTGGTCGAGCAGGAGAAGCCTCGGCTGGTGCTGAATTTTGCCGGCGTCACCTACGTGGATAGTTCAGGCGTCGGCGAATTGGTCAGCACCTACACGGCCATCAGTAAGCAACATGGCCAACTCCGCTTGCTGCACGTGCCGCCGCGCATCAAAGAATTGTTGCGCATTACCAAGTTGCTTTCAGTATTTGAACTGTTCGACGATGAAGCAGCCGCGCTCCAGAGCTTTCGCTAG